In Chryseobacterium oranimense, a single window of DNA contains:
- a CDS encoding valine--tRNA ligase: protein MQISEKYNPQETEQKWYNFWMENKYFHSEPNDKPPYTVVIPPPNVTGILHMGHMLNNTIQDVLVRRARMQGFNACWIPGTDHASIATEAKVVAKLKSEGISKSDITREEFLKHAWEWTDKYGGTILEQLKKLGCSCDWDRTRFTMEEKLSQQVIKSFVDLYNKGLIYRGYRMVNWDPEAKTNISDEEVIFKEQNGKLYFLKYKIEGTEEFLSVATTRPETIFGDTAVCINPNDERYAHLKGKNVIVPIVNRVIPIIEDEYVDIEFGTGALKITPAHDTNDYEIGQKHHLKMIDALDDDGNLNEHGLHYAGKNRFEVRKQIAKELEENDLLLKAEDYVNKVGTSERTGAVIEPKVSVQWFLKMSEIAKPALDVVMDDEVKFYPEKFKNTYKHWMENIRDWNISRQLWWGQQIPAFYYGEGENDFVVAETIEEALVLAKEKTGNTNIVTSDLKQDEDALDTWFSSWLWPMSVFDGLLDPENKDINYYYPTSDLVTGPDIIFFWVARMIMAGLEYRKEVPFKNVYFTGIVRDKQRRKMSKSLGNSPDPLELIDKYGADGVRVGILLSSAAGNDLLFDEDLMLQGRNFMSKIWSAFRLINLWNHEDKPANPTEIQAIEWFENKLNKTIIEINDQFEKFRISDALHLIYKLIWDDFCGWYLEAIKPNYGEGISKEVYHKTVELFEELMKLVHPFMPFQSEEIWQLISERKVEEALVIAQQKKAGTFNEDIIKNFETAAELISGVRNYRQTKGISPREAAEIYTNASEFANESVIKKLANVSEIHFATKTDKPSFTFLVGATEVSIPLSENLDLGEEKIKTEEELKYLKGFLISVDKKLSNEKFVANAKPEIVEVERQKQKDAQDKIAILEEKLKSL, encoded by the coding sequence ATGCAGATTTCAGAAAAGTACAATCCACAGGAAACTGAACAGAAATGGTACAACTTCTGGATGGAGAACAAATACTTCCATTCGGAACCTAATGACAAACCGCCATATACTGTGGTAATTCCTCCGCCAAACGTAACGGGGATATTACACATGGGACATATGCTGAACAATACCATTCAAGATGTTCTCGTCCGCCGTGCAAGAATGCAGGGCTTCAATGCCTGCTGGATTCCGGGCACAGATCACGCTTCAATTGCCACTGAAGCCAAAGTTGTTGCTAAACTGAAGTCTGAAGGGATCAGTAAATCGGATATTACCCGTGAAGAATTTTTAAAGCATGCCTGGGAATGGACCGATAAATACGGAGGAACTATTCTTGAGCAGCTGAAAAAGCTCGGATGTTCGTGCGATTGGGACAGAACGCGTTTCACAATGGAGGAAAAACTTTCCCAACAGGTAATCAAAAGCTTTGTAGATCTTTATAATAAAGGATTAATCTACAGAGGGTACAGAATGGTCAACTGGGATCCGGAGGCAAAGACCAATATTTCCGATGAAGAGGTCATATTCAAAGAGCAGAACGGAAAACTATATTTCCTTAAATATAAAATTGAAGGCACGGAAGAATTCCTTTCTGTAGCTACCACGCGTCCCGAGACTATTTTCGGGGATACCGCAGTATGTATCAATCCTAACGATGAAAGATATGCCCACCTTAAAGGCAAGAATGTAATTGTACCGATTGTAAACAGGGTAATTCCAATCATCGAAGACGAATATGTAGACATAGAATTCGGAACAGGTGCCTTGAAAATTACGCCGGCTCACGATACCAATGACTATGAGATCGGTCAGAAACATCATTTGAAAATGATTGATGCACTGGATGATGACGGGAATCTGAACGAGCATGGTTTACATTATGCAGGTAAAAACAGATTTGAGGTAAGAAAACAGATTGCAAAAGAGCTTGAAGAAAACGATCTTTTGCTAAAAGCAGAAGATTACGTCAATAAAGTAGGAACTTCGGAAAGAACAGGGGCTGTTATTGAGCCTAAAGTTTCAGTTCAGTGGTTTTTGAAAATGTCTGAAATTGCCAAGCCGGCTTTGGATGTGGTAATGGACGATGAGGTTAAATTCTATCCTGAAAAATTCAAAAATACTTATAAGCATTGGATGGAAAACATCCGTGACTGGAATATTTCCCGCCAGCTTTGGTGGGGACAGCAGATCCCTGCATTCTATTACGGAGAAGGCGAAAATGATTTTGTAGTTGCAGAAACCATCGAAGAAGCTTTAGTTTTAGCTAAAGAAAAAACAGGAAACACGAATATCGTTACATCGGACCTGAAACAGGACGAAGATGCTCTTGATACCTGGTTCTCCTCATGGCTGTGGCCAATGTCCGTATTTGACGGTTTACTTGATCCTGAAAATAAGGATATCAACTATTATTACCCAACTTCTGACTTGGTAACAGGCCCGGATATTATTTTCTTCTGGGTTGCCAGAATGATTATGGCCGGACTGGAATACAGAAAAGAAGTTCCGTTCAAAAACGTATATTTTACAGGAATTGTAAGAGACAAGCAGAGAAGAAAGATGTCAAAATCTTTAGGAAACTCTCCCGATCCGCTTGAATTAATCGATAAGTATGGTGCAGATGGAGTACGTGTAGGAATTTTATTAAGCTCTGCAGCAGGTAATGACCTTCTTTTTGATGAAGATCTTATGCTTCAGGGAAGAAATTTCATGTCGAAGATTTGGAGTGCATTCAGATTGATCAATCTGTGGAATCATGAAGATAAACCTGCGAACCCGACTGAAATACAGGCAATCGAATGGTTTGAAAATAAATTGAATAAAACAATCATTGAGATCAATGATCAGTTTGAAAAATTCAGAATTTCTGATGCTTTACATTTAATTTATAAACTGATTTGGGATGATTTTTGTGGTTGGTATCTGGAAGCAATCAAACCAAATTACGGAGAAGGAATTTCTAAAGAAGTTTATCATAAAACAGTTGAGCTTTTCGAAGAATTAATGAAGTTGGTTCATCCGTTTATGCCTTTCCAGTCAGAAGAAATCTGGCAGTTGATCTCTGAAAGAAAAGTTGAAGAAGCCCTGGTTATTGCTCAGCAGAAAAAAGCAGGAACATTTAACGAAGATATTATTAAAAACTTTGAGACTGCGGCAGAATTGATTTCCGGGGTTAGAAATTACCGCCAGACCAAAGGGATTTCTCCAAGAGAAGCAGCTGAAATCTATACCAATGCATCAGAATTTGCAAACGAATCTGTTATTAAAAAACTGGCAAACGTTTCTGAAATTCATTTCGCAACAAAAACAGACAAGCCAAGCTTTACATTCCTTGTTGGAGCAACAGAAGTTTCTATTCCTTTAAGTGAAAATCTTGATTTAGGAGAGGAAAAAATAAAAACAGAAGAAGAATTAAAATATTTAAAAGGATTCCTGATTTCTGTAGACAAAAAGCTTTCCAACGAGAAATTTGTAGCCAATGCAAAACCTGAAATTGTAGAGGTAGAGCGTCAGAAACAAAAAGATGCTCAGGATAAGATTGCTATTTTGGAAGAAAAACTGAAAAGTTTGTAA
- a CDS encoding CDP-alcohol phosphatidyltransferase family protein — protein sequence MKKLPYLLIAARFILAPVILLLAYCKGAESRFLIVGLMYFGLLTDIFDGIIARKTGVSSEKLRRLDSQTDLIFWLSLGFASYFLNPELIKSEWPGILPIFIMEALCYIVSITKFGKETCTHAFLSKMWGLSLLIAFTYLIGFQQAGWAFYLAIGLGFISHVDVILIVLLLPKWQYDVPSSYHAWKIRNGKQRKKTVFFN from the coding sequence ATGAAAAAGTTACCTTATCTTTTGATTGCGGCCAGATTTATTCTTGCCCCTGTTATTCTGTTACTAGCTTATTGTAAAGGAGCGGAATCGCGGTTTTTAATTGTAGGATTAATGTATTTCGGGCTATTGACAGATATTTTCGATGGAATTATTGCCCGGAAAACCGGTGTTTCATCAGAAAAATTAAGAAGATTAGACAGTCAGACCGATCTGATTTTCTGGCTCTCATTAGGATTTGCCTCCTACTTTCTCAATCCTGAATTAATTAAAAGTGAATGGCCGGGAATTCTTCCAATCTTCATCATGGAAGCACTTTGCTACATTGTCAGTATCACGAAATTCGGAAAGGAAACCTGTACTCACGCTTTTTTGTCAAAAATGTGGGGCCTGAGCCTGCTGATTGCTTTTACCTATCTAATTGGTTTTCAACAAGCAGGTTGGGCGTTTTATCTGGCAATAGGATTGGGTTTTATATCTCATGTTGATGTGATCCTGATCGTTTTGCTGCTTCCAAAATGGCAATACGATGTTCCCAGTTCTTATCACGCCTGGAAAATCCGTAACGGAAAACAGAGAAAGAAAACAGTGTTTTTTAATTAA
- the rpoN gene encoding RNA polymerase factor sigma-54: MLKQHLQLKLGQKLAPQQIQLMKLIQLHTLEFEEELERELEENPALEIVKEDSKEDDYSSIEDAYQDEGTDSIETDFDVNEYIYDDEPNYKTASSNYSPDDEEFDNESLLTEGQSLYDYLLEQIHLVNISEEDEKIAEYVIGNLDTDGYLRREIKAIVDDLAFSQGIYTTKEKVEDILENYIQKLDPPGVGARGLQECLLLQIEKKVSSDKAVSLAANILRHQFDALTNKHYNKIIQKYDIEEDDLKDALDEISKLSPKVGGNFDTQTITINQEIIPDFVIQVKDGLVIPMLNSKNAPTLRVSEEYKDILTTYSHDKNSSEHKQAALFIKQKLDAAKWYIDAINQRQNTLLQTITAIVKFQKDYFITGDEKSLKPMILKDVADITGFDISTISRVVKSKYADTPNGIVYLKDLFSDSLTNDDGEEVSTKEIKTHLQEVIGKENKRKPLTDDALVVMLKEQGYNIARRTIAKYREQLNIPVARLRKEL, from the coding sequence ATGCTTAAACAACACTTACAACTCAAATTAGGACAGAAGCTGGCCCCTCAGCAGATCCAGTTGATGAAGCTCATCCAGCTTCATACATTGGAATTCGAAGAGGAGCTGGAAAGGGAGTTAGAAGAAAATCCTGCTTTGGAAATTGTAAAGGAAGATTCCAAGGAAGATGATTACTCTTCTATTGAAGATGCTTATCAGGACGAAGGAACCGATAGTATTGAGACAGATTTTGACGTCAACGAATATATCTACGATGACGAACCTAACTATAAAACCGCATCCAGCAATTACTCTCCGGATGATGAAGAATTTGATAACGAAAGTCTTTTAACGGAAGGGCAGTCTTTATATGATTATCTTCTGGAACAGATCCACCTGGTAAACATCAGCGAAGAAGATGAGAAAATCGCTGAATATGTTATCGGGAATTTAGATACCGATGGGTATTTAAGAAGAGAGATTAAAGCTATTGTAGATGATCTTGCCTTCTCTCAGGGAATTTATACTACCAAAGAGAAAGTAGAGGATATCCTTGAAAATTATATCCAGAAACTGGATCCGCCAGGTGTTGGGGCAAGAGGTCTTCAGGAATGCCTGCTGCTTCAGATCGAAAAGAAAGTAAGTTCTGATAAAGCCGTTTCTTTGGCTGCCAACATTTTAAGACATCAGTTTGATGCTCTTACCAATAAACATTACAATAAGATTATCCAGAAATATGATATAGAAGAGGATGATCTTAAAGATGCTTTAGATGAAATTTCCAAACTTTCGCCAAAAGTAGGAGGAAATTTTGATACACAAACGATTACCATCAACCAGGAAATTATCCCGGATTTTGTGATCCAGGTGAAAGACGGTTTAGTAATCCCGATGCTCAACAGTAAAAATGCACCGACTTTAAGAGTTTCCGAAGAGTACAAGGATATTTTAACTACTTATTCCCACGATAAAAACTCTTCTGAACATAAGCAGGCAGCATTATTCATCAAGCAGAAACTGGATGCTGCAAAATGGTATATTGATGCTATTAACCAGCGTCAGAATACATTATTGCAGACTATTACAGCTATTGTAAAATTCCAGAAGGATTATTTTATCACAGGTGACGAAAAATCTTTGAAGCCAATGATCCTTAAAGACGTTGCAGACATTACCGGATTTGATATTTCTACCATTTCAAGAGTAGTAAAAAGCAAATATGCCGACACTCCAAACGGAATCGTTTACCTGAAAGACCTTTTCTCAGATAGTTTAACGAATGACGACGGTGAAGAAGTTTCCACTAAGGAAATTAAAACCCACCTTCAGGAAGTAATCGGGAAAGAAAACAAAAGAAAGCCTCTTACCGATGATGCGCTGGTGGTGATGCTGAAAGAACAGGGCTACAATATTGCCAGAAGAACAATCGCTAAATACCGCGAACAGCTTAATATCCCGGTAGCCAGATTGAGAAAAGAACTTTAA
- the asnS gene encoding asparagine--tRNA ligase, whose product MKKQTIKEILQDYKKVLHHDITVYGWVRTFRANRFIALNDGSTINNLQIVVDFENFDEEIISKISTAASLKVIGEVVESQGAGQSVEIVAKKIVILGDNFTEDRDKTILQPKKHSLEVLRDQAHLRFRTNLFGAVFRVRHAVSFAVHSFFNKNQFFYINTPVITGADAEGAGEMFGVTNFDLNNIPRTEDGEIDFAQDFFGRKTNLTVSGQLEGETAAMGLGRIYTFGPTFRAENSNTTRHLAEFWMIEPEVAFNNLEDNIDLAEDFLKYVIQYVLDNCKDDLEFLDKRFEEEQKSKPEKDRAKEGLIEKLQNVIAKRFKRVSYTEAIEILMNSKENKKGKFQYPVESWGTDLQSEHERFLVEKHFESPVVLFDYPKEIKAFYMKLNEDNKTVAAMDVLFPGIGEIIGGSEREARLDVLKQKMADMHVDEHELWWYLDTRKFGSVPHAGFGLGLERLVLFVTGMTNIRDVIPFPRTPKSAEF is encoded by the coding sequence ATGAAAAAGCAAACAATTAAAGAAATCCTGCAGGATTACAAGAAAGTATTACATCATGACATTACGGTTTACGGTTGGGTAAGAACATTCCGTGCAAATCGCTTTATAGCGCTTAATGATGGTTCTACGATCAATAATTTGCAGATTGTTGTTGATTTTGAAAATTTCGATGAAGAGATTATCAGTAAGATCAGTACAGCTGCTTCTTTAAAAGTAATCGGTGAAGTGGTGGAAAGCCAGGGAGCCGGGCAAAGTGTTGAAATCGTAGCGAAAAAGATTGTTATTTTAGGAGATAACTTTACAGAAGATAGAGATAAAACTATTCTTCAGCCTAAGAAACATTCGCTGGAAGTTTTAAGAGACCAGGCTCATTTAAGATTCAGAACGAACTTATTTGGAGCTGTTTTCAGAGTGCGTCACGCGGTAAGTTTTGCCGTACACTCATTCTTTAACAAAAACCAGTTCTTCTACATCAATACACCTGTAATTACCGGAGCAGATGCTGAAGGAGCAGGAGAAATGTTTGGAGTAACGAACTTTGATCTGAACAATATCCCAAGAACTGAGGATGGTGAGATTGATTTTGCTCAGGATTTCTTCGGAAGAAAAACCAACCTGACTGTTTCCGGGCAGCTGGAAGGAGAAACTGCAGCAATGGGATTAGGAAGAATTTATACATTCGGGCCAACTTTCCGTGCTGAAAATTCAAACACCACAAGACACCTTGCCGAATTCTGGATGATAGAGCCGGAAGTGGCATTCAACAACCTTGAAGATAACATCGACCTTGCGGAAGATTTCTTAAAATATGTAATCCAGTACGTTCTTGATAACTGTAAAGATGATCTTGAATTCCTGGATAAGCGTTTTGAAGAAGAACAAAAATCGAAGCCAGAAAAAGACAGAGCAAAAGAAGGTCTCATCGAAAAACTTCAGAATGTTATTGCCAAGCGTTTCAAACGGGTAAGCTATACTGAAGCTATTGAGATCTTAATGAACTCAAAAGAAAATAAAAAAGGAAAATTCCAGTACCCGGTTGAAAGCTGGGGAACGGATCTTCAGTCCGAACATGAAAGATTCCTGGTTGAAAAGCATTTTGAAAGCCCGGTTGTATTGTTCGATTATCCAAAAGAGATCAAAGCTTTCTATATGAAACTGAACGAAGATAATAAGACCGTTGCAGCAATGGACGTTCTTTTCCCTGGAATCGGGGAAATTATCGGAGGATCTGAAAGAGAAGCAAGATTAGACGTATTAAAACAGAAAATGGCAGATATGCATGTAGATGAACACGAGCTTTGGTGGTATCTTGATACCCGAAAATTTGGTTCTGTACCTCATGCGGGCTTTGGTTTAGGATTGGAAAGACTGGTTCTTTTTGTAACCGGAATGACCAACATCAGAGATGTGATTCCTTTCCCTAGAACACCGAAAAGCGCTGAATTTTAG
- a CDS encoding AMP-binding protein: MPLSYVHGASTIPLLGQTIGGNLKKTVEKYPNQEALVCVHQDYRATYQEFYNQTTAVAKALIFSGAKAGDRIGIWSSNRYEWVLLQYATARIGTILVNINPAYRTHELTYVINQSGIRMMFSSLSFKTSNYREMVEYAKEVCPSLEHEIFFDDNWEDFLNNGQNISDDTLHSFEEHVQFDDPVNIQYTSGTTGFPKGVTLSHHNILNNGYFIGIRLKYSEKDRVCIPVPFYHCFGMVIGNICCTTHGACMVIPNDSFDPDITLKTVSEEKCTSLYGVPTMFIAELAVKDFNTYDFSNLRTGVMAGSVCPPEIMKKVESLMNIKEMSICYGMTETSPVSTQTLIGTPLEKQVSTVGTVQDHLEIKIIDENGKILERGEHGELCTRGYSVMLKYWNDPENTKKVLDDARWMHTGDLAVMDNDGYITISGRIKDLIIRGGENISPKEIEDFLYTYPNILDVQIIGVPSERFGEEVMAWIKVRKGFDVTETELLEYCQGRIAHYKVPKYWKFVDEFPMTISGKIRKVEMREISIKELQLDVLKQRS; encoded by the coding sequence ATGCCATTATCTTACGTCCATGGAGCTTCCACCATTCCATTGTTGGGACAAACCATTGGGGGAAATCTAAAAAAGACCGTTGAAAAATATCCAAACCAAGAAGCTTTAGTCTGTGTTCATCAGGATTACAGAGCTACCTATCAGGAGTTTTATAACCAGACAACAGCTGTTGCAAAAGCTTTAATCTTTTCAGGAGCCAAAGCGGGAGACAGAATCGGGATCTGGTCTTCCAACCGTTATGAATGGGTGTTACTGCAATATGCCACAGCCCGTATAGGTACGATATTAGTCAATATCAATCCCGCTTACAGAACACACGAACTCACCTATGTGATCAATCAATCAGGTATCCGGATGATGTTTTCTTCCCTCAGCTTTAAAACAAGCAATTACAGGGAAATGGTAGAATATGCAAAAGAAGTATGCCCCAGCCTCGAACATGAAATTTTCTTTGATGATAACTGGGAAGATTTTCTGAACAATGGCCAGAATATCTCGGATGATACCCTTCACAGCTTTGAAGAGCATGTCCAGTTTGATGATCCTGTAAATATTCAGTATACCTCCGGGACCACAGGTTTCCCGAAAGGCGTTACCCTATCACATCACAATATTTTAAACAACGGATATTTCATCGGTATACGCTTAAAATACTCGGAGAAAGACCGCGTCTGCATTCCTGTTCCTTTTTATCACTGCTTCGGAATGGTGATTGGAAACATATGCTGTACCACTCACGGCGCATGTATGGTGATCCCTAATGACAGCTTTGATCCGGATATTACTTTAAAAACAGTTTCCGAAGAAAAATGTACTTCTTTATATGGGGTTCCAACGATGTTTATCGCTGAGCTGGCAGTCAAGGATTTTAATACCTACGATTTTTCAAATTTAAGAACCGGTGTGATGGCCGGATCCGTCTGCCCTCCTGAAATAATGAAAAAGGTAGAAAGCCTGATGAATATCAAAGAAATGAGTATCTGTTACGGAATGACGGAAACTTCTCCTGTATCTACCCAAACCCTGATAGGAACACCGCTGGAAAAACAGGTCAGTACTGTGGGAACCGTTCAGGATCATCTTGAGATTAAAATTATTGATGAAAACGGAAAAATTCTGGAACGGGGCGAACATGGCGAACTCTGCACCAGAGGCTATTCCGTCATGCTGAAATACTGGAATGATCCGGAAAACACTAAAAAAGTACTGGACGATGCCCGATGGATGCATACGGGAGACCTTGCGGTAATGGACAACGACGGCTATATTACAATTTCCGGGAGAATAAAAGACCTCATCATCCGCGGTGGAGAAAATATTTCGCCTAAAGAGATTGAAGATTTCCTGTATACCTATCCGAATATCCTCGATGTTCAGATCATCGGGGTCCCTAGTGAGAGATTCGGGGAAGAAGTGATGGCCTGGATAAAAGTCCGGAAAGGATTTGATGTAACGGAAACTGAGCTTTTAGAATACTGCCAGGGAAGAATTGCTCATTATAAAGTTCCTAAATACTGGAAATTTGTAGATGAGTTCCCTATGACCATTTCAGGAAAAATAAGAAAGGTGGAAATGCGGGAAATTTCTATTAAAGAATTGCAGCTAGATGTATTGAAGCAGCGTTCCTAG
- a CDS encoding RNA polymerase sigma factor, translating to MTSREKEFAQLIKDNQGLIIKVSRLYTNSLEDEEDLFQEIVLQLWRSYDSFKGNSKISTWMYRVALNTAITLFRKKSKSLPTNELDINHKDFVEDDDEKQQQISLLYTVIKTLPNIERAIVMMYLDDLPYKDIAENLGITEVNARVKMNRLKKTLKEQMQKYA from the coding sequence ATGACTTCCAGAGAAAAAGAATTTGCGCAGCTTATTAAGGATAATCAGGGCCTGATTATTAAAGTTTCCCGCTTGTACACCAACTCTCTTGAAGATGAAGAGGATCTTTTCCAGGAGATTGTACTCCAGCTTTGGAGAAGCTACGACTCTTTTAAAGGAAATTCTAAAATTTCTACGTGGATGTACCGCGTAGCCCTTAATACAGCCATTACTCTTTTCAGAAAAAAAAGCAAAAGCCTTCCTACAAACGAACTGGACATCAACCATAAAGATTTTGTGGAGGATGATGATGAAAAACAACAACAGATCTCGCTTCTGTATACCGTGATCAAAACCCTTCCCAACATAGAAAGAGCAATTGTAATGATGTATCTTGACGACCTGCCTTATAAGGATATTGCTGAAAACCTCGGGATTACCGAAGTTAATGCACGTGTGAAAATGAACAGATTAAAGAAAACCCTTAAAGAACAGATGCAAAAATATGCCTGA
- a CDS encoding DUF1573 domain-containing protein, producing the protein MKKLIAGIALFGTFALASAQTITFDKTTFDYGTIKPSADGTRFFTVTNTGDKPLILSNVKPSCGCTTPEFSQDPIMPGKSAKIKVGYNTAINGPFNKMIEVFSNDPANSRSVIYIKGNVDANAPEPKPLTAEEQKAAAKAEKKAAKLAKKAAAK; encoded by the coding sequence ATGAAAAAATTAATTGCAGGAATTGCATTATTTGGAACATTTGCACTGGCATCTGCACAAACAATTACGTTTGACAAAACGACTTTTGACTACGGTACTATTAAACCAAGTGCTGATGGTACAAGATTCTTTACTGTAACAAATACAGGTGACAAGCCTTTGATCCTTTCTAACGTAAAGCCTTCTTGTGGATGTACAACTCCTGAATTCAGCCAGGATCCGATCATGCCAGGAAAGTCTGCTAAAATTAAAGTAGGATACAACACTGCTATTAACGGACCTTTCAATAAAATGATCGAAGTTTTCTCTAATGACCCAGCTAACAGCAGAAGCGTAATTTACATCAAAGGTAATGTAGACGCTAACGCTCCTGAGCCAAAGCCATTAACAGCTGAAGAGCAGAAAGCAGCAGCAAAAGCTGAGAAGAAAGCCGCTAAACTTGCTAAAAAAGCAGCAGCAAAGTAA
- a CDS encoding polyphosphate kinase 2 family protein, with protein MDTNFSDDFLTKGKFSIKKTSTEYKGKLTKEEGEQLLIAEKEKLRELQEKLYADGSQSLLVILQAMDAAGKDSLIEHVFGGVNPQGCNVTSFKAPSTKEYSHDFLWRHYLALPQKGMIGIFNRSHYESVLVCKVHPEYNLSEKTWSSVKDFDAKFWENRYESIRNFEKHLSQNGTTVVKIFLNVSKDEQKKRLLDRINEQEKNWKFSAGDLPERALFPEYMEAYETAINETSKDYAPWYVLPADNKWFARVAAIQIIIDTLEKMNLKYPQLGEKEKTELAEAKKTLESE; from the coding sequence ATGGACACCAATTTTTCAGATGACTTCCTGACTAAAGGAAAATTTTCAATAAAAAAAACTTCAACAGAATATAAAGGAAAGCTTACGAAAGAAGAGGGTGAGCAACTATTAATTGCAGAAAAAGAAAAGCTTCGGGAACTGCAGGAGAAACTATATGCTGATGGGAGCCAGTCGCTGCTCGTTATTCTTCAGGCAATGGATGCAGCGGGAAAAGACAGTCTGATAGAGCATGTTTTTGGCGGGGTAAACCCACAGGGCTGCAATGTCACCAGTTTTAAAGCGCCAAGCACCAAAGAATATTCCCATGATTTCCTGTGGAGACATTACCTGGCTCTTCCCCAAAAAGGAATGATCGGAATCTTTAACCGCTCCCATTATGAAAGTGTACTGGTATGTAAGGTTCACCCTGAATATAACCTCAGTGAGAAAACGTGGTCTTCTGTGAAGGATTTTGATGCAAAATTCTGGGAAAACAGATATGAAAGTATCCGGAATTTCGAAAAGCATCTTTCACAGAACGGAACTACTGTGGTTAAAATATTTTTAAACGTTTCCAAGGATGAGCAGAAGAAAAGGCTTTTAGACAGAATCAATGAACAGGAGAAGAACTGGAAATTTTCTGCAGGAGATCTTCCTGAAAGAGCTCTTTTCCCGGAATATATGGAAGCTTACGAAACTGCGATCAATGAAACATCAAAGGATTATGCCCCGTGGTATGTGCTTCCTGCAGACAATAAATGGTTTGCAAGAGTAGCCGCTATACAGATCATTATTGATACTCTGGAAAAGATGAACCTGAAGTATCCGCAACTTGGAGAAAAAGAAAAAACAGAGCTTGCAGAAGCTAAAAAAACCCTTGAAAGTGAATAA
- a CDS encoding beta-carotene 15,15'-monooxygenase, translated as MPDFDLDSFKKTWQEQPVQPKYDSNEILQMLNKKSRNYVKYIFWISVVEFLFFSVLGLFYFFQDEESDSFRKILEKLGAQKAPEIETNFDHAYLAIKILSLLITAYFVLKFYQNYRKIKIEENLKGLIIRIIKFKKTVNAFILISISLLVAFTFVFTAFIFYALNSQNVRPDNANLIIVIIGIIVSTVLCVLLIWLYYRLVYGIIIRKLDRNLKQLREIDSQEN; from the coding sequence ATGCCTGATTTTGATTTAGACAGCTTTAAGAAAACATGGCAGGAGCAGCCTGTTCAGCCGAAATACGATAGCAATGAGATCCTTCAGATGCTGAACAAAAAATCGCGCAATTATGTGAAGTATATTTTCTGGATCAGCGTGGTGGAATTTTTATTCTTCTCTGTTTTAGGACTATTCTATTTCTTTCAGGATGAGGAATCGGATAGCTTCCGTAAAATACTGGAAAAGCTGGGAGCACAGAAAGCTCCTGAAATAGAAACTAATTTTGATCATGCTTATTTAGCTATAAAAATCTTAAGCCTGCTGATTACTGCTTATTTTGTCTTAAAATTCTACCAAAATTACCGCAAAATAAAAATCGAAGAAAACCTCAAAGGTCTTATCATACGGATCATCAAATTCAAGAAAACAGTCAACGCTTTTATCCTGATCAGCATTTCCCTTCTGGTTGCTTTTACCTTTGTGTTTACAGCCTTTATTTTCTATGCATTGAATTCCCAGAATGTGCGGCCTGACAATGCCAACCTGATTATCGTTATTATCGGCATCATTGTAAGTACTGTTCTGTGTGTACTTTTAATCTGGCTTTACTACAGACTTGTATACGGAATTATCATCAGAAAACTGGACAGAAATTTAAAACAGCTCAGAGAGATAGATTCTCAGGAAAATTAG